In Pangasianodon hypophthalmus isolate fPanHyp1 chromosome 1, fPanHyp1.pri, whole genome shotgun sequence, the genomic window TCAACATGTCTAAAGatccattcttttttctttggcatATAAATCTGCATAAGCTGCATTGCCATTTACTGTGCATCgtgtttttttgcacatttatttagTGTTGGGTAGTTCACATACTTTTGTGGTCTTTTGTTATTTACAGGAGAATACTGGCTAATAGGATCTCTTgagctttatttttgtcttattgttattttttatatggCTTCATAATTAAGCTTAGTTTACCAATCTGCTTAGAATTAATTAGCAGTTAAAAAGATAATGTGGTAAGCATTTTGATgggtacagtactgtgcaaaagtcttaggcacatgcaaagaaatgctgtacagcaaagatgccttcaaaaataatgaaattaaatgtttctgcataaaaaaaaaatactataaagagcagtaaacagtaataaatgaaacaaagtcaatatttggatgaccctttgctttaaaaaatatagtagtctcaggtacaaattagctggtaagttttaacatcttgcagaagcagccacagttcttctgcagactttgactgttgcacttgcttcttatttttgcagcgaaacccagcagccttcattatgtttttttttgtctgaaaagtgtctcttatgtaatatgctgctttctttactgaattacaaacatttttctgtaacatttaattttatgctggaaaactaatgtttgggaatctaaaatgtttgtaCTGACTTGCTAAtttagaagtcataaaataaaaatctaaaacagtttgtgctaaaaaaaaaatacagtgacttttacacagtactgtaggCATTTTCAGGGTCCCCACTTTGATCctgaccctaaccaggatacagcagttactgaagataaatgaataaataaatgtttgggtaaaatgtgttttaatgtgtctCAGGATAGTAGAGATTTGGTGCTAAGATTTCCTCGTGCACATTATTGTGTCTGCTGAGAAATTTACTGCACATTGGACTGTGATTCAGATGTGATCACTGTGTTGAGGTGGAAAGGCAGATACACTCTGACAATGAGGACTATAAAGTCAGCTGTAACTTCACCTGATAATACAGAGTCCAGCTGTCATACCTGAGCACTGAAGGATTTTACATGTGTCCATAAGATTCAGTGCTTTGCTGATAGTCTCTGATTATGTATTTCATGTGTTGATGTTTATGATTGTGCTGTTTCCCAGGGACACAGCAGGGCAGGAGAGATTTAAGACCATCACTACAGCTTATTACAGAGGAGCTATGGTAACACACATGCATTATACAGATACACATGtactgtacaatgaaattcttctCTTCACATAGCTTAGAAGAGCTAGAGTCAGAATGCAAGGTCAAAAAGCAAAGAGGACCACTACTGGCAGCTTGAGCTGTCAGTCAGTAGTCCAGAGCCTTAAGTTCTGAGccaaaaatagtcaaaaaaaaaaaaaaaaaaaatcgcccTATCATATGGAGATTACGATTTCGAATACTTTGAATCCGGaaaatgccacagccatccatgaccGGGAGTCCAAGatagcaaaattggccatgctctcagggagggagtggtggcatactctctctctctctctctctctctctctctctctctctgtctctctctctctctcccccctatcaatcacagcgacactagccaatcacaggcatctgcgagctcatgcatgcagaagagggtggatagcactttgttctgtgtgtgtgtgttatgccgCCACCTGACaatgcatgagcagcagtttgaataGGTGCAAGCAGCTGGCAGGCTTCATGTGCCTCAGAGCAAGCACATGATAGCCTTCTCCCTccttggttggtagctgtcgtgtgattgAGGAGACCTTACCGGAGGGGGGGGGAATTTCCCATGACtaaaattagggagaaaatcggGAACCCAGATCACCccaaaccaaaaaataaaataaactaaaataaaaatgttatgagTGATCATTCTTTATGTGTCACCTCCTTTCCAAAAATACAATGGGCCCATTTCTATGATGATTCACAGTGTTCTTGCGTTGTCAGTCACATGCTCATGCATCATGGATATGGTGAAATCAGCAaagaaataagcaaaaaattGAGCAGACAAAGATGGTAAAAAGGCAAGGGAGGCATCTTTTCTGTTATACAGCTGCACTGTGGAGTAATTTGGGTAATTAGGAGAGCTAAGAAATTTTTGTTAGGTTgttgtatttatgttttgttgtttaaagGGCATCATGTACCCAGTGTTCTGAGCAAAATGTTTGTTGTGAGGTTGAGCATATACTGTGAAGTCTAACACATAGGAAATGACGCCTCCAGTCCTTCCACAGCCcttctgtttactgtgtttggtattcagaggaAGCCAGTAGGGCATTACAGActaacgacaaaaaaaaaaaaacatcaatcaCTAATGCAGCTCCCTATGTGCgtttaagtgtgtatgtgtgtgtgcacatgtgcgcatgtgtgcatgcctgtgtgtgtactACTCTGCCCCCGAATTGTAATCATGTCATTGATAAGACttcatgatataatgcattgttcTGCcttaatagtttcattgttaagctattgatagatattaacTTTTAGCCCTCCTATCTAATATCATGACCTAATGATCTCATATCATATcatttacactttacacaaaaaatatgaactataaaatttaatattgaCAACTTATTCTATGTAATTAATTCATGGAACATGCTTTCGTATTTCATTCTGTATTATTTTCTATGTCAGGGTATCATTCTTGTGTATGACATTACTGATGAGAAATCCTTTGAGAACATTCAAAACTGGATGAAGAGTATCAAAGAGGTAAGAGTGAAAGATTCTGCATTGCGTTTAGTGCAcacaataatgtgttttttatggAAATACTGCGAGCGCATGAGGTGGTGGGTTATAAATTGGCCTTTTGTCTTCTATTTACTTTTCTATTTCTACTTTTCTATTTACTGTTTCACTTTTCATGTGAACACACAGTAGCTAATTTTTTGAAGATCTGTGAAGCTAGGGAACTAAGCATACCTCACTGCCTCCTGCTTTTCCCAGAATGCCTCAGCAGGAGTGAGTAGAATGCTGCTGGGCAACAAGTGTGACATCGAAGCTAAGAGAAAGGTGTCTAAGGAGATGGGTGAGAAggtatgtagagtgtgtgatgagtattTTCTTGTCTAACTTTAGACGCACATGTTAACTGTTGTTTGTATGAAAGCTCGCAAAGGACCATGGGATTCGGTTCTTTGAGACAAGTGCAAAGTCAAGCATCAATGTTGAGGAGGTAAGACAGTACATACTGTTTTTCAAACCGAGTTAGCACACAGCTGATGAATTTATACGTTATGTCGGAAAATAATATTGTCATTAATAgtattttatctttaaataGCTTGAAACTAACACCTGTGATTTCATGACTTGATGTTGATTTATTAAccataaataaaacacagttaaaAACTGTATTATTCATCATAAGTGTGCAAGATCAAGTGTGCAAGATCATGCATTCTCATCCACAATTCTTCTCTCTGCAGTCCTTCAATGCTTTGGCTCGAGATATCTTGATGAAATCTAGCATGAAGCCGGTGAGTTTGCTATTTGATTCTAAAAACAATTAGTATGATTGTGTTTCAGCATGTGTATGCTTTTAACAACTCTAAGATTAGCCATTAGCTGAAGCAATTACAGCAGATCAATTCCATCTATTCAGGGCTCACTTGCTGGTGATGTTCAGCATAAAGTAAATGTATATGTAGATGAATTCCTGGTATTTTTAAGTTATTCTTAAGTCAATTTTAAGTCATTAAGAGTTAAGTCAACTCTATCCCCTTATCTTATTAATGTGATCAACACAGTTAGCGCTTTCTTggtatataaaattaatttgagCAAATTTATATCTTTTGGGCTTCTTAAATGAATGCCCAAAGCCTCTCCATCATTTTCATTCAAGTGGACTCTTTTAGTCACCCCATAAtcgtaaaataaaataaacaccccACACCACACAATGATTTGATTCAGTACCAGCACTTCTATGTTTTGCCCTTTTGACAATTTTTAAGGGGTAACAGCAGTTTATAAGCTTCCAGTACTCAAATGGACCAAtcagctaatttaaaaaaaacggTATTTTTGGACACATACCAAAATCACTTGGATGTAAAGTTCACAGTGTATAGAAAgtatgattttaataaaaagacaGCAGGAATGACTTTTGTAACACAGCTGTTGTGGTTTGAAATGATGTTCAAATGTAATTGATGAATGTGGtgcaattcttttaaaaaaaagtgcattaagtGTGATTTGGCTTGAATAAAGCCGGAGGACGAAACCACCTCAAAATACCACTAACAAACCACATGAAAGTGATCAGCTGCACTGATGGCACTgtaaattacaaattatatatatgttaatatatCAGTTTTAGGCCACCACAAGCTGCCAGTACTGCTTCTTTGTGCCTTGCCATAGATTCTACATTTCTACTGTCAGAATGAACACCGTTCTTCCAACAGATGTTAACtcaattggtgttttgatgatgatgatgatggagagcgctgtctaacactTCGCTTCAAAGTCTAGGTGATCAGCTGGATTGAGATATTCTGACTGAAGGGCATAGCATAAAATCTACATCagtttcatcatcatcaaaccattcagtgagaaccctcatgccctgtggatgagGACCTTGTCTTCCTGGAAAAGACCAGTATCACCAGGATACAAATCCATCTTAAAATAGAATGAAACAAAGAATGAATATTTGCTCAGTCACTATTGTGCTGTATTATTTACTACAGTGAGATTCTGCCAACTGCCATATTGTATTGTACAgttatcatttatatcattCCTCCCCTAATGTGGATTTGAATCCACACTTCATTCCTaacattttttcctttcactTGGAACACAACCTGCAGTATTTCAAAAGGGACACAACACAGAGCCAATtcaggaaaatgtttatttatttattttttccccagggCTCTGCGGGCCGTGAAGTCAAACTCACCAGCACCACCCAAGAGAAAAAGTCATCCAAGTGTCTTCTGTTGTAAACACGTCATCATCAGACACTCCAGACCCAGCACACTCCTACAATACAGCAGTATTACACACAGAACATTGTGAAAATTtagcaaaatgtataaaatgaacaaaaatacaaaatgataaACCATACATAAAAGATATTTGTTAGGTTTTTGTATAGATTTACTGTTTCCATTATCACAACAGGCCATTCTGTAGTTGGGTTTGAGTTATGTTATGTTTATACATTCtcaaatttcagatttcagcTGGAGTTCATGTTGAGGTATAAGTAAGAATGCTTAGTTATAATGCTGTTGGCAGTTATACTGTCTGTCCTCCCAGCTACGATCTTTGGTGCGTTCAATTTTAAAGGTGGTTGGCCATTTTACAAAGTGTTAAAATGCTTGTTTTTCAGCtgacaaataaatgttaaattaggCCAGTCCAAGAAGATGACTTGGAGGTGGTGAGGAAAGTATAGTGTTGAAAGCATGCACTTAGCCCAGAGTTTATTACTAATCCTGACTCTCTGACCTCCCTCCAGCAGCGCAAGGGGTGGAGGATATAACCTACAGTGGATTTTTTTGGGCTGGAAAGCATTTGCCCTTGGCATCAATAATAGTATGGTTAAAGTTTCTTGGCAGTTTGTACAGCCTGTTTCCCttcaacatattttaaatatgtattttactgCTTTTGTTATAGACAgcttaattttcttttcttttcttttttttttttttgctgccttAATTGCATCACATCACTGTTGACAGGAATTAAGTGGAAACAGGAAGGGCAAGTTGACAAGGAAGCACTAGAAAAACAGTATTGAGATGAATACAGAAAGGACATAATGAACTACAGAGAGTGTTATGAGTAAGTGAGGTTGTACCAAAGTGTATGTGAGAGAAAGTGATGTTCAGAAaagtgttttactttttttaaagtgttttttttttttcatataaagaAGCGCAACACTGTGTAGTCTCATAGCATACCACCCCACCACCACCCCACCCCACTCTCTTCACACTCTTCAAAGCTGCTttgaataaactgtaaaatatgcaAAGTCTGCAACTCTGAGGACATATCCTTCTACATTCCTAAAGTATCACACTTTTGCATGTGGCTCTCTCACCAAACTATATCATGAGTTAAACTGGTCCATTTTGTgttctgtgtgactgtatgAATCACTGCATATAAAAACTGACAATAAAGTTATATTTCTGCTTGCTGTACAAGATTATcacattatgtaataataataataataataataa contains:
- the rab13 gene encoding ras-related protein Rab-13, with the protein product MAKKYDFLFKLLLIGDSGVGKTCLIIRFAEDNFNSTYISTIGIDFKVKTIEVEGKKVKLQVWDTAGQERFKTITTAYYRGAMGIILVYDITDEKSFENIQNWMKSIKENASAGVSRMLLGNKCDIEAKRKVSKEMGEKLAKDHGIRFFETSAKSSINVEESFNALARDILMKSSMKPGSAGREVKLTSTTQEKKSSKCLLL